The Alistipes megaguti sequence GCTTTGTAGGCCGGATCCTCCGCCCGTCGTCGAAAACTGCGATAATCCTGCCCCCATTTCTCACAGAGCTCTTGCCACTGTTCCCAGGCTCTCTCCACCGTATAGCTGCGGTCTCCCGTACGGAAGAGCTGCCGCAGATCCTCGGCCAGCTCTCCCTTGTCGCCGTTGCGCACGCAGCTCAGCAGATTGCGTTTCAGATGCGTCGTACAGCGTTGCAGTGGCGTCCCGGGAAAGACCGCACTGATGACATCCTCCAGACCCTTCAGCCCATCGGCACACACCAGGCCGATCTTCCGAACGCCTCGTTCCTGCAACTCTGCGAGCATCTCGCCCCAACCCAGGGCGCTTTCCGTGGGCTTATTGAAGATCCCCAACACCTCGCGCCGCTTGTCTTCACGCACGGCAAGTACCACATAAAAAGCTTCTGTTTCTACGCTCCGCTTGCGGTGGATCTTCATGTGTACGCAATCGATGAAGACGATCGGGTAATAAGCCTCCAGAGAGCGCGTGAGCCATTGCGAGACATCTTCTCGGAGGTAGTCCAGCATTCGCGAAATGCTCGCCTTGCTGTAGTGCTCGCCATAGATATCCTGGAATACCTCGCCAACCTGTTCCTGCGTAAGACCTTTCGTGTAAAGCGTTCCGGCAAGGCGTTCGCATTCGTCTTCCTGATGGCGCAGGATCGCCAGAATCCGAGGATGAAAGTTCCCGTAGCGATCTCGGGGTATCCGGAACGTCAGCGTACGGCCATGACCGTAACTATGTCCCGGACGGAAGCCGTTGCATTTATTCCCCGATGCGGAGTTTTCCCGGAGATATTCCCGGCGCTCCGAGACCATCATACTCTCCAACAAGATCTCCAACAGATCCTGAAGGCCATTTTCCCGCTCCGAATGTTTGCATATTAATTCGGAAAGTTGTTCCTTTGTCAACACCATAAGTCTACTCCTTTTTTAGTTTTTGTTGGTTTGCCTCTACAAATCTAAAAAATCTGTAGACTTTTTTATTTATTCCTCCCTAGACACACTATTTGGAACAGTATCTATTTAGGGACAGTCGTTTAATTCCGTCATTATGAGTCAATCGGCAGACTGTCCCGGTAATTTTTCCGATCGAACTCATCTTTTTATATTTTCGGCTCCGTTTCGGAGCCCCTTTTTTCATTTTTGGACCCAACTGGAGCCAATACTCCAGTGAAAGGGCCGTTTCTCACTCACCTCGAACATCAGGCAGCCTGAGCAATTTCGTTGACTTCCCGCCGGACGAGCTGTACTGCATTCGCCGTGTGGATGCCAAAGAAGATGTACAGGATTTCGGTCAACTTCGTCCTTGCCTTGATGCGTTTCAGGCCATAGTGTTCCTTCTGCGTTCCGAACGAGCCTTCCATCCTCGTTGCCCTCACCCTCGCCAGCTCGTTGCGGATGATGTCGTTCTCTTTCTTTTCCAAGGACGGACGGCCACGCTTGACGAATGACGTCTGTATTCCTCTATCCTTGCAGTACCCCCTGTTGGCGCTGCCGGCATAGCCTGCATCTCCTCCGACCTTCTTCGCGTCCACACCGAAGAGCTTTCGGTGCATCTTCAGGCAGTGCGTAAGCCTGGTTCCCTCGTTGAAGGCATTGAATGACAGCTTCTCGATGAATGAGAGTCCGTCAACCTGGATGTTGTTGCACTTCGCACCAAACTCTACGCTCTTCACTTCCTTGCCTCTCACGATTGGCCTCACATACGGCTTGCTGATGCTCACTATCCTGTCCTTGACACTCTCGCGAGGATTGTTGTTCTCGAAGTGGGCCTTCTGCTGGCGGTACACTCTTGTGATGATTTCAATATCGCTCTTCTGTCTGGCTGTCAGCAATTTCTCCGCGCCTGCATTCTCCCTCTCCAGTGTGCGGGTCTCCT is a genomic window containing:
- a CDS encoding IS256 family transposase, yielding MVLTKEQLSELICKHSERENGLQDLLEILLESMMVSERREYLRENSASGNKCNGFRPGHSYGHGRTLTFRIPRDRYGNFHPRILAILRHQEDECERLAGTLYTKGLTQEQVGEVFQDIYGEHYSKASISRMLDYLREDVSQWLTRSLEAYYPIVFIDCVHMKIHRKRSVETEAFYVVLAVREDKRREVLGIFNKPTESALGWGEMLAELQERGVRKIGLVCADGLKGLEDVISAVFPGTPLQRCTTHLKRNLLSCVRNGDKGELAEDLRQLFRTGDRSYTVERAWEQWQELCEKWGQDYRSFRRRAEDPAYKAYFTYLNYEARIQSMIYTTNWIERLQKDFRRVTRMRGAMPSEESVLLLMGKTAMDKKSYLRPVPRIDLDRELFPE